From a region of the Eulemur rufifrons isolate Redbay chromosome 7, OSU_ERuf_1, whole genome shotgun sequence genome:
- the LOC138387263 gene encoding small ribosomal subunit protein eS27-like, translating into MDVKCPGCYKITIVFSHAQTVDLCVGFSTVLCQTTGEKARLTEGCSFRRK; encoded by the coding sequence ATGGATGTTAAATGTCCAGGTTGCTACAAGATTACCATAGTTTTCAGCCATGCTCAGACAGTGGATCTTTGTGTAGGTTTTTCAACAGTGTTGTGCCAGACTACAGGAGAAAAGGCCAGACTCACAGAAGGGTGTTCATTTAGAAGAAAGTGA